The following proteins are co-located in the [Pasteurella] mairii genome:
- the trmA gene encoding tRNA (uracil-5-)-methyltransferase, which translates to MQRLPTEHYSQLLAEKQQKLTALLAPFDAPPLQVFPSPVQHYRMRAEFRIWHEQEDFYHIMFDPQTRQRYRVDQFPIASELINRMMQALPPLLKPHRVLSHKLFQIDYLSTLSNQIIVSLLYHKTLSDEWQTQALKLKQQLQQQGFNVQLIGRASKQKICLDQDFVDEILTVNGRQYIYRQVENSFTQPNAHVNSKMLQWAIECTQGSQGDLLELYCGNGNFSIALAQNFRRVLATEIAKPSVAAAQFNIAANQVSNLQIIRMSAEEFTQAMNGVREFNRLRDINLQEYECNTIFVDPPRAGLDLDTVKLVQGYERILYISCNPLTLCENLAHLSQTHRIAKAALFDQFPYTEHMECGVWLVKKSPFN; encoded by the coding sequence ATGCAAAGGCTACCGACTGAACACTATTCCCAACTTCTGGCGGAAAAACAACAAAAACTGACCGCACTTTTAGCGCCCTTTGATGCGCCACCTTTACAGGTTTTTCCCTCCCCTGTGCAGCATTACCGTATGCGCGCCGAATTTCGCATTTGGCACGAACAAGAAGATTTTTATCACATCATGTTCGATCCACAAACCCGCCAGCGTTATCGCGTGGATCAATTTCCGATTGCCAGTGAATTAATTAACCGCATGATGCAAGCCTTGCCGCCTTTGCTAAAACCACATCGGGTGCTTTCCCATAAATTATTCCAAATTGACTATTTAAGCACCCTAAGCAACCAAATTATCGTCAGTTTGTTGTATCACAAAACCTTGAGCGACGAATGGCAAACACAGGCGCTGAAGCTAAAACAACAATTGCAACAACAAGGCTTTAATGTGCAACTGATCGGGCGAGCAAGTAAGCAAAAGATTTGTTTGGATCAGGATTTTGTCGATGAAATCTTGACCGTTAATGGACGCCAATATATTTATCGCCAAGTAGAAAACAGTTTTACCCAACCCAATGCGCACGTAAACAGTAAAATGTTGCAATGGGCAATTGAATGTACCCAAGGTAGCCAAGGCGATTTATTGGAACTTTATTGCGGCAACGGGAATTTTTCCATTGCTTTAGCGCAAAATTTCCGTCGCGTATTGGCAACTGAAATCGCCAAACCGTCGGTCGCGGCAGCGCAATTTAATATCGCCGCAAATCAAGTGAGCAATTTGCAAATTATCCGAATGTCAGCGGAAGAATTTACCCAAGCAATGAATGGCGTACGCGAATTTAACCGTCTGCGCGACATTAATTTGCAAGAATATGAATGCAATACCATTTTTGTCGATCCACCGCGCGCCGGCTTGGATTTGGACACCGTGAAATTGGTACAAGGGTATGAGCGCATTTTGTATATCTCTTGTAACCCATTGACATTATGCGAAAATTTGGCGCATTTAAGCCAAACACACCGTATCGCCAAAGCGGCATTATTTGATCAATTTCCTTATACTGAACATATGGAGTGCGGCGTATGGCTCGTCAAAAAGTCGCCATTCAATTGA